A window of Candidatus Nanopelagicales bacterium contains these coding sequences:
- a CDS encoding SDR family NAD(P)-dependent oxidoreductase, which translates to MGRLDDRVAIVTGAGRGIGRATAMRLAADGAAVVVNDIDEEPTAETVSLIRDAGGSALGVVANTVEMEEARRLTGAAVDEFGKLDIVVNNAGVTRDRMFHGLSDDLFDVVLDANLRTSFHTTLAAMPHIREVAKSEIKETGSPAYHRKIVFTSSVAAIMGNPGQFNYTAAKGALIAVTKTLARELGPFGINVNAVAPGFIETRMTAAKGPGDAQGIPEEMRNIARAMISLGRLGVPDDIAKVTAFLCSADSDFVSGVTIPVTGGQIGGM; encoded by the coding sequence ATGGGACGACTCGATGACCGGGTAGCGATAGTCACCGGCGCAGGTCGCGGAATCGGCAGAGCCACGGCGATGCGGCTAGCGGCGGATGGGGCGGCTGTTGTCGTCAACGACATCGATGAGGAGCCGACAGCCGAGACGGTGTCGCTGATAAGGGACGCTGGAGGATCGGCGCTAGGCGTAGTCGCCAACACGGTGGAGATGGAGGAGGCTCGCCGCCTCACCGGGGCTGCTGTCGACGAGTTCGGCAAGCTCGACATTGTCGTCAACAACGCCGGCGTGACCAGGGATCGGATGTTCCACGGGCTCAGCGATGATCTGTTCGATGTCGTTTTGGACGCGAACTTGCGAACGTCCTTCCACACCACGCTGGCCGCCATGCCCCACATCCGCGAGGTGGCCAAGTCCGAGATCAAGGAAACGGGCAGTCCTGCCTACCACCGCAAGATCGTCTTCACCTCAAGCGTCGCGGCCATCATGGGCAATCCGGGCCAGTTCAACTACACGGCGGCCAAGGGCGCCCTGATAGCGGTTACCAAGACTCTGGCCAGGGAACTGGGGCCGTTCGGGATCAACGTCAACGCCGTGGCTCCGGGGTTCATCGAAACGCGGATGACGGCCGCCAAAGGCCCCGGTGACGCGCAAGGGATTCCCGAGGAGATGCGCAATATCGCCAGGGCGATGATCTCGTTGGGTCGGCTGGGAGTTCCAGACGACATAGCGAAGGTGACCGCCTTCTTGTGCTCTGCGGATTCGGACTTCGTCTCCGGTGTGACGATTCCCGTCACCGGTGGGCAAATCGGCGGCATGTAG
- a CDS encoding MaoC family dehydratase N-terminal domain-containing protein produces the protein MAINQSFVGKAYPKAPVYEVGREKIREFATAIGDFNPAYHNVDAARELGHDDLIAPPTFPFVLTIKSLALAMFDPDLGLDYGRVVHGEQHFDYVRPIQAGDRLTVSTVIDDIHASGSNEFLTAKSEVRTSDGELVVTTREVIVSRGTAGAQP, from the coding sequence GTGGCTATCAACCAGTCCTTCGTTGGCAAGGCCTACCCCAAGGCGCCGGTGTACGAGGTTGGCCGGGAGAAGATCCGCGAATTCGCGACAGCGATCGGGGACTTCAATCCCGCGTACCACAACGTTGACGCGGCGCGCGAGCTCGGCCACGACGATCTGATCGCGCCACCCACATTCCCGTTCGTTCTCACGATCAAGTCCCTGGCGCTGGCCATGTTCGACCCGGACCTGGGGCTCGACTACGGACGGGTGGTCCATGGGGAGCAGCATTTCGACTACGTGCGCCCGATCCAGGCTGGCGATCGGTTGACGGTGAGCACAGTCATCGACGACATTCACGCTTCGGGTAGCAACGAGTTTCTGACCGCCAAGAGCGAAGTCAGGACCTCGGATGGAGAGCTGGTTGTCACCACGCGAGAAGTCATAGTCTCTCGCGGCACGGCGGGAGCGCAGCCATGA
- a CDS encoding UDP-N-acetylmuramate dehydrogenase, protein MTSRPEVRLSSLTTLRVGGPTKTLVRAHTEEELISAVARADADSEPLLILGGGSDVVVADDGWPGTTVLVRTTGIEVAAQGECSDVMVAAGEDWDRVVSEMVDAELAGIEALAGIPGSAGATPIQNVGAYGQEVARVVQLVRVWDRVAMRRLDLEPGECAFGYRDSVFKRDPNRYVVLSVRLRLAKSGVCRPIAYGELARALGVSPGDSAPLSATREAVLGLRRGKGMVLDPDDHDTWSVGSFFVNPVVSAARAADLRRDAPRFPAPDGVKLSAAWLIEQAGFTRGYGDGPAALSGKHSLAITNRGNATTNDVLALARQIREGVRRKFGIVLMAEPTLVGCEL, encoded by the coding sequence GTGACCAGCCGACCAGAAGTACGCCTGAGCAGTCTGACGACGCTGCGCGTGGGAGGCCCTACCAAGACTCTCGTCCGCGCCCATACGGAGGAGGAGCTGATCTCGGCGGTCGCGCGGGCTGATGCCGACTCCGAGCCCCTGCTGATTCTGGGTGGTGGCAGCGACGTTGTTGTCGCCGACGATGGCTGGCCGGGGACCACTGTCCTGGTGCGGACAACCGGGATCGAGGTGGCCGCCCAAGGTGAGTGTTCCGACGTGATGGTTGCCGCTGGCGAGGACTGGGACCGTGTCGTGTCCGAGATGGTGGACGCCGAGCTCGCTGGCATCGAGGCACTGGCTGGCATCCCTGGGAGCGCGGGCGCCACGCCTATTCAGAACGTTGGCGCCTACGGGCAGGAAGTGGCGCGAGTCGTCCAACTCGTGCGCGTGTGGGACCGCGTGGCCATGCGCAGACTGGACCTGGAGCCTGGAGAGTGCGCGTTCGGATACCGCGACAGCGTCTTCAAACGGGACCCCAACCGGTACGTCGTCCTGTCAGTGCGGCTGAGGTTGGCGAAGTCAGGGGTTTGTCGTCCTATCGCCTACGGCGAGCTGGCCCGCGCGCTGGGAGTCTCGCCCGGCGACAGTGCGCCGCTGTCGGCCACGCGCGAGGCGGTGCTGGGCCTGCGCCGCGGCAAAGGCATGGTTCTTGATCCTGATGACCACGACACGTGGAGCGTCGGGTCATTCTTCGTCAACCCGGTGGTGTCTGCCGCGCGGGCTGCCGACCTGAGACGCGATGCTCCGCGGTTCCCGGCTCCCGATGGCGTCAAGCTGAGTGCCGCGTGGCTCATCGAACAGGCTGGCTTCACGCGAGGCTATGGGGACGGACCAGCGGCGCTGTCCGGCAAGCACAGCTTGGCTATCACGAACCGCGGCAACGCGACTACCAACGACGTGTTGGCGCTCGCACGTCAGATTCGGGAAGGCGTGAGGCGGAAGTTTGGCATTGTGCTGATGGCCGAGCCCACTCTTGTCGGCTGCGAGCTGTAG
- a CDS encoding MaoC/PaaZ C-terminal domain-containing protein — protein MSAIISYDDVEVGTELPKLEVRLQRVNLVMYAGASGDFNPIHWNTRYANQVGLPDVIAHGMLTMATAARLVTEWVADPGAVVSYSVRFSKPVVVPDDDRGAVLSVAGRVLEKLPDRRVRVGLEVTSPGDGGPVDVMHKATIVAQLA, from the coding sequence ATGAGCGCGATCATCTCCTACGACGACGTGGAAGTCGGGACCGAACTGCCGAAGCTGGAAGTGCGCTTGCAGCGCGTGAATCTGGTGATGTACGCCGGGGCGAGCGGGGACTTCAACCCGATCCACTGGAACACTCGGTATGCGAACCAGGTCGGCCTGCCGGACGTGATCGCCCACGGCATGCTCACCATGGCCACGGCGGCGCGCCTGGTCACCGAGTGGGTCGCGGATCCCGGTGCGGTGGTGTCCTACTCCGTGAGGTTCAGCAAACCGGTCGTAGTCCCTGATGATGACCGGGGAGCCGTGCTGTCCGTAGCTGGCCGGGTTCTGGAGAAGCTCCCCGACCGGCGGGTCAGGGTGGGACTCGAAGTCACAAGTCCGGGCGATGGTGGGCCGGTTGACGTGATGCACAAGGCCACGATCGTCGCGCAGCTCGCCTGA